A stretch of the Mycobacterium shigaense genome encodes the following:
- a CDS encoding single-stranded DNA-binding protein, with the protein MFETPLTVVGHIVNNPERRQVGNQEVIKFRVASNSRRRTADGGWEAGNSLFITVNCWGKLVTGVGAALGKGAPVIAVGHVYTSEYEDRDGNRRSSLEMRATSVGPDVSRAIVRIEKPGYTGPDANAAPAADADKTAEDSTDGDEAVAAGDGSERRDPLPLSA; encoded by the coding sequence GTCACATCGTCAACAACCCCGAGCGTCGGCAGGTCGGCAACCAGGAGGTCATCAAGTTCCGGGTGGCCAGCAATTCGCGCCGCCGGACCGCGGACGGCGGCTGGGAGGCGGGGAACTCCCTGTTCATCACCGTCAACTGCTGGGGAAAGTTGGTCACCGGGGTGGGTGCCGCGCTGGGCAAGGGTGCCCCGGTCATCGCGGTGGGCCACGTGTACACCAGCGAGTACGAGGACCGGGACGGCAATCGCCGTTCGTCGCTGGAGATGCGCGCGACCTCGGTCGGCCCCGACGTGTCGCGGGCCATCGTGCGGATCGAGAAGCCCGGCTACACCGGCCCCGACGCGAACGCCGCGCCGGCCGCCGATGCCGACAAGACCGCCGAGGACAGTACCGACGGCGACGAGGCCGTGGCAGCCGGCGACGGCTCCGAACGCCGCGACCCGCTGCCCCTGTCGGCCTAG